Proteins encoded together in one Xenopus laevis strain J_2021 chromosome 6L, Xenopus_laevis_v10.1, whole genome shotgun sequence window:
- the gask1a.L gene encoding Golgi-associated kinase 1A produces MALRLCLRIHLKRKTVLGICFLFALTLLLNNNFSTFPAEGKVKQNIKHRKVVRHKRLWTDTKINLLSLLQNSDQRSWDSDVPSYRQEVQPFIKSSHDCKEKSTLGHIGDQLRWKSNSLETKEKREATRKRIRGLDTPTHIKPKNIILITHKKRIEQFPETNLTVFAVQMFNNIKPKDAFPPKPSTIRKNLLHNGLGKVQSVVAHYSAQTSDILPLNKTSVTARSNKKVSILKGNSDSESLSYGQKSFIKNKNISDLHCLQFQPTENQEYQAKARLGFNEEAPPWFTLDDLKKIRLLSEGEIVAKSRIPAHGQVLQVGLCPNPLVGNCHQEKICAKGLCGLIKRPTDLYEVLAFHLDRILGLNRSLPAVARKFTSDLLPYKYTNGATRPIIWWAPDIKHLNDTNNDQNSHALDWIQYQQMLKHRCGMRDSSVNINRPPCLGIKHTEWAKLALFDFLLQVQDRLDRYCCGFNPDPSEPCVEELLHDKCRNAKGLVLVHILVRKSNPSRLVFIDNAGRPHHPEDNLNFRLLQGIDVFPSLTVQVLESGCLQNMLLKSLQFDHVFWESQGGFEGLKKLAETIDRRGKILLQYIKEHKLTLVPDH; encoded by the exons ATG GCCTTGAGGTTATGCCTGAGGATACACTTGAAGAGAAAGACAGTATTGGGGATCTGCTTCTTGTTCGCCTTAACTCtactattaaataataatttttccaCATTCCCAGCTGAAGGCAAAGTTAAGCAGAATATTAAACACAGGAAAGTTGTACGACACAAGCGGCTGTGGACTGACACCAAGATCAATTTGCTGAGTCTGCTTCAAAACTCTGACCAGAGAAGTTGGGATTCTGATGTACCGAGCTACAGGCAGGAAGTGCAGCCCTTCATTAAGTCCAGCCATGATTGTAAGGAGAAGAGCACTTTAGGTCACATTGGTGACCAACTACGTTGGAAAAGTAATTCCCTTGAAACCAAAGAGAAGAGGGAAGCGACCAGGAAACGTATTCGTGGTTTGGATACACCTACACATATTAAGCCAAAGAACATTATTTTAATCACCCACAAAAAGAGAATTGAACAGTTTCCTGAAACTAACTTGACTGTATTTGCTGTCCAGATGTTTAATAACATTAAGCCAAAGGATGCATTTCCCCCCAAACCTTCTACAATCAGAAAGAATCTTCTGCATAATGGTCTTGGTAAAGTACAATCAGTGGTGGCACACTACTCAGCACAAACAAGTGATATTCTTCCTTTGAATAAGACTTCAGTCACGGCAAGGTCAAACAAAAAAGTCTCTATTTTGAAAGGGAACAGTGACAGTGAGAGTTTAAGCTACGGCCAGAAATCTTTCATaaagaacaaaaacatttcaGATTTACACTGCTTACAATTTCAACCAACAGAAAACCAAGAATACCAAGCCAAGGCAAGATTAGGATTTAATGAAGAAGCACCACCATGGTTTACATTAgatgatttgaaaaaaatcaggCTATTGTCAGAGGGTGAGATTGTTGCAAAATCTCGAATCCCTGCACATGGACAAGTTTTGCAGGTGGGTTTATGTCCAAACCCTCTTGTTGGGAATTGTCACCAAGAgaagatttgtgcaaaaggacTTTGTGGATTAATAAAGCGCCCTACTGATTTATATGAAGTTCTGGCTTTCCACCTTGACAGGATTTTAGGGTTAAATAGGAGCCTGCCTGCAGTGGCCCGCAAATTTACAAGCGACTTACTACCCTACAAGTACACCAATGGTGCCACAAGACCAATCATATGGTGGGCTCCAGACATTAAGCACTTAAATGACACAAACAATGACCAAAACTCTCATGCACTGGACTGGATACAATACCAGCAGATGCTGAAGCATAGGTGTGGCATGAGGGACTCTTCAGTGAATATTAATAGACCTCCTTGTCTGGGCATCAAGCATACAGAGTGGGCCAAACTGGCTCTTTTTGATTTCCTCCTGCAG GTCCAGGATCGACTAGACCGATACTGCTGCGGCTTTAATCCCGACCCATCCGAGCCCTGTGTGGAGGAACTGCTACATGACAAATGCCGTAATGCAAAGGGACTTGTTTTAGTGCATATCTTG GTGCGCAAGAGTAACCCATCACGTTTAGTTTTCATTGACAACGCGGGACGACCCCATCACCCTGAAGACAACCTTAACTTTAGGCTTCTGCAAGGGATAGATGT GTTTCCTAGTTTAACCGTGCAAGTGCTGGAATCGGGCTGTTTACAGAACATGCTGCTAAAATCACTGCAGTTTGACCATGTGTTTTGGGAAAGCCAAGGGGGCTTTGAAGGCCTGAAGAAATTAGCTGAAACCATTGATCGAAGAGGAAAGATCCTGCTGCAGTATATAAAAGAGCATAAGTTAACACTTGTCCCTGACCATTAA